The following proteins come from a genomic window of Paramisgurnus dabryanus chromosome 19, PD_genome_1.1, whole genome shotgun sequence:
- the LOC135783621 gene encoding uncharacterized protein, with product MDSDAFLLSLRRFIARRGKPMELLCDNGTNFVGGDRELRESFESMSATLQEQLAEQKIRFRHNPPIAPHFGGTWEREIKSVKAALRVILREQSVPEPVLQTLLVEVEGILNSKPLGYVSSDIADVDPVTPNLLLMGRRDASLPQVLYDPNNLLGRRRWRHSQVLADCFWAAFIRQYLPGMQGRPKWKTDGIELKVGQVVLVVDPSLPRSLWPVGTVTETLPGADGRIRIARVNVKDKVYTRPVVRLIPLPHLEENDMSSTNRLS from the coding sequence ATGGACAGTGATGCTTTTCTGCTCTCTCTGCGGCGTTTCATAGCCCGCCGTGGCAAGCCTATGGAACTGTTGTGCGACAATGGCACCAACTTCGTTGGAGGTGATCGGGAGTTAAGGGAGTCCTTTGAGTCTATGTCTGCAACACTACAGGAACAGCTAGCAGAGCAGAAAATCCGATTTCGCCATAACCCACCGATTGCTCCTCACTTTGGGGGTACCTGGGAGCGCGAGATAAAATCAGTTAAAGCAGCACTACGTGTGATCCTCCGAGAGCAGTCCGTGCCGGAACCAGTACTTCAGACCCTACTGGTAGAAGTTGAAGGCATCTTGAACTCCAAGCCACTCGGTTACGTATCCTCGGATATTGCTGACGTAGACCCTGTGACTCCGAACTTACTACTTATGGGTCGTCGAGATGCGTCTCTACCTCAGGTTTTGTATGACCCTAACAACCTGCTTGGAAGACGGAGATGGCGTCATAGCCAGGTGCTGGCTGATTGTTTCTGGGCTGCCTTTATTCGTCAATACCTCCCAGGTATGCAGGGACGTCCCAAGTGGAAGACAGATGGCATAGAACTGAAAGTAGGGCAAGTCGTACTTGTTGTCGACCCATCGCTTCCACGTTCACTCTGGCCTGTAGGAACAGTTACAGAGACCTTACCTGGAGCTGATGGTAGAATCCGTATTGCCAGGGTCAATGTTAAGGACAAAGTTTATACTCGCCCAGTTGTGCGATTAATCCCTCTGCCTCACCTTGAGGAAAATGACATGAGCTCCACCAACAGACTTTCTTAG